One part of the Gossypium raimondii isolate GPD5lz chromosome 1, ASM2569854v1, whole genome shotgun sequence genome encodes these proteins:
- the LOC105787214 gene encoding ERAD-associated E3 ubiquitin-protein ligase HRD1: MAIDQLGKYLVSLLSMVSVVKRAWNLLLRYCLFPCAPIGGEDFKLGWQNYSCKQDAGDDEAEVECAICLCKIDKDDEIPELRCDHLFHKVCMDRWVGCRRSTCPLCRTSLTAPRQLVSGMEVLLFKYCCLDDSRHRETWWLR, translated from the coding sequence ATGGCGATTGACCAACTAGGAAAGTACTTGGTTTCTCTTCTTTCAATGGTTTCGGTTGTGAAGAGGGCCTGGAATTTGTTGCTTCGTTACTGTTTGTTCCCTTGTGCACCCATTGGTGGCGAAGATTTCAAGCTAGGGTGGCAGAATTACAGCTGCAAGCAAGACGCGGGTGATGATGAAGCAGAAGTTGAATGTGCTATATGTTTATGTAAGATCGACAAAGACGATGAGATTCCAGAGTTGAGATGTGACCATCTTTTCCATAAAGTTTGCATGGATAGATGGGTCGGATGCCGGCGTTCCACCTGCCCTCTCTGTCGCACTTCTTTAACAGCTCCCCGGCAACTAGTTTCCGGCATGGAAGTCCTTCTTTTCAAATATTGTTGTTTGGATGATAGCAGGCACCGTGAGACCTGGTGGCTGCGATAG